A single genomic interval of Sceloporus undulatus isolate JIND9_A2432 ecotype Alabama chromosome 2, SceUnd_v1.1, whole genome shotgun sequence harbors:
- the LOC121924166 gene encoding myogenesis-regulating glycosidase-like: MYTFLPENFTPVKQKPVKELKPMIVAIVLGLVLFIAAVVAWCYYVASLRKAERLKTEQMDLRQDGFTIKNQNGELVFRLDFQSGLLDLESCSREGANLTCSRTDRGKLNFFIKIVTPKDTVMCYRVRWEEFLADTVVEHKMFWGDAHWYGGCEMSVQHWPIQLPGSQEPMPFVTSDVYSFRNSFGGILERYWISSKAAAIKINDSVPFHLGFNATERSLTFQARYKDSPYKPPLGQQPFPELSYRVCIGSDITSIHKYMVRRYFYKPSKIPFKNAFRYPIWSTWALYKNDIDQDKLLRFAEKIKKYKFNCSHIEIDDTYTQAYGDFDFDPLKFPNATETFEKLKEDGFEITLWTHPFINYNSSNFGVGIERQLFIKEPTGRLPAMVEWWNGIGAILDFTNPSARDWFQSHLRQLRNNYGISSFKFDAGETSYLPKQFSTFRPLSDPNIWSRRYTEMAIPFYELAEVRVGYQSQNISCFFRIIDRDSVWGYELGLKSLIPTVLTISMLGYPFISADMIGGNFFPNKTDGTVEIPDRELYIRWLELSAFMPSMQFSIPPWLYDREVIDIALKFTRLHESLVAPLLLELAGEITDTGDPIIRPIWWISPNDESTHKIDSQFLIGDTLMVAPVLEMGKQERDIYIPAGKWRSYKGELFDKTPTLVTDYPVDLDEVAYFVWVS, translated from the coding sequence ATGTACACCTTTTTGCCTGAGAACTTCACTCCGGTGAAGCAAAAACCAGTCAAAGAGTTGAAACCCATGATTGTTGCAATTGTGTTGGGCCTCGTCCTGTTCATTGCAGCCGTGGTGGCTTGGTGCTATTATGTCGCTTCCCTTCGGAAAGCTGAGAGGCTGAAGACGGAACAGATGGACCTACGTCAGGATGGGTTCACCATCAAAAACCAGAATGGAGAGCTGGTCTTTAGGTTGGACTTCCAGTCAGGCCTTCTTGACTTGGAGTCCTGCTCCAGAGAAGGAGCAAACTTAACCTGTTCCAGGACAGACAGAGGGAAACTCAATTTTTTCATCAAGATCGTCACCCCGAAAGATACTGTGATGTGTTACCGTGTCCGGTGGGAGGAGTTTCTAGCGGACACGGTGGTGGAACACAAAATGTTCTGGGGGGATGCACACTGGTATGGAGGTTGTGAGATGAGCGTTCAACACTGGCCCATTCAACTCCCGGGATCCCAAGAGCCCATGCCCTTTGTGACCAGTGATGTGTATTCTTTCAGGAACAGCTTTGGTGGCATACTGGAAAGGTACTGGATCTCCTCAAAAGCAGCGGCTATCAAGATTAATGACTCCGTGCCCTTTCACCTTGGGTTCAATGCCACTGAAAGGTCTCTCACCTTCCAAGCCAGATATAAAGATTCCCCCTATAAGCCCCCTCTGGGACAACAACCTTTCCCAGAGCTGAGTTACCGTGTTTGTATAGGTTCCGACATCACGTCCATCCACAAATACATGGTGCGGAGATACTTCTACAAACCTTCTAAGATCCCCTTCAAGAATGCATTCAGGTATCCAATCTGGTCAACTTGGGCCTTGTATAAAAATGACATTGACCAGGATAAACTGCTGCGCTTTgcagaaaagattaaaaaatataagTTCAACTGCAGCCATATTGAAATAGATGATACTTACACGCAAGCATATGGGGACTTTGACTTTGACCCGCTAAAATTCCCAAATGCGACAGAAACGTTTGAGAAGCTCAAAGAAGATGGGTTTGAGATCACGCTCTGGACCCACCCTTTCATAAATTACAATTCCTCAAATTTTGGGGTGGGGATAGAGAGGCAGCTTTTCATCAAAGAGCCGACAGGAAGGCTCCCAGCAATGGTTGAGTGGTGGAATGGTATTGGTGCCATATTGGATTTCACCAACCCTTCAGCTAGGGATTGGTTTCAGAGCCATCTGAGGCAACTCCGCAATAACTATGGCATCTCGTCTTTCAAGTTTGATGCTGGGGAGACCAGCTATCTTCCCAAACAGTTCAGCACCTTCCGCCCATTGTCAGATCCCAATATTTGGTCTCGACGCTACACTGAAATGGCCATTCCTTTTTATGAGCTGGCCGAAGTCCGAGTTGGCTACCAGTCTCAAAATATCTCCTGTTTCTTCCGGATCATTGACAGGGACTCAGTGTGGGGCTATGAACTTGGGTTGAAGTCCTTGATACCAACAGTTCTAACCATAAGCATGCTGGGATATCCTTTCATCTCAGCGGACATGATTGGTGGAAACTTCTTCCCCAACAAAACAGATGGTACTGTGGAAATTCCAGACCGAGAACTCTATATTCGCTGGTTGGAACTGTCTGCCTTCATGCCATCCATGCAGTTCTCCATCCCACCCTGGCTTTATGACAGAGAGGTCATAGACATCGCCCTGAAGTTCACAAGGCTCCATGAGTCTTTGGTGGCACCCCTCTTGTTGGAGTTGGCCGGGGAGATCACGGACACCGGTGACCCCATCATCCGTCCCATTTGGTGGATATCACCCAACGATGAGTCTACGCACAAAATAGACTCCCAGTTTCTCATTGGGGACACCTTGATGGTAGCTCCTGTCTTGGAGATGGGCAAACAAGAGCGAGACATCTATATCCCAGCTGGCAAATGGCGCAGTTATAAAGGAGAGTTGTTTGACAAGACACCCACTCTGGTCACAGACTATCCTGTTGACTTGGACGAAGTGGCTTATTTTGTCTGGGTGTCTTAA
- the MYORG gene encoding myogenesis-regulating glycosidase, with translation MEKQSFHCRRKEEREELSRLKSSPQHPAPQPIQYGVGAFLAMGLLLGALVAALFGCMVPLEKTERMKMGQMDLMQDGLTIESQTGEVVFRLVFLSGFLDLESCSEKGDILTCSRTDKGMFHFAIQTIRPEKTMTCYCVIWKELATNAMVEHKMFWDNAHWYGGYEMSVQHWPIRLPGCQEPVPFVTSDVYSFRNSFGGVQERYWLSSRAVAIKINDSVPFHLGFNATERSLTFQARYKDSPYSPPLEDQTSPELSYQICVGSDITSVHKYVAQSYFKKPLKIPSEKMFRFPIWSTWAMYKKEVDQDKILEFAQMIQKYGFRYSHIEIDDMYMEHYGDFDFDPQKFPCVTEMFEKLKKEGLNVTVWIHPFVHKDSPNFEVGIERQFFLTETMGTLPAMVKWWNGIGAILDFTNPSARDWFQSQLVQLHSKYGISSFKFDAGETCYLPNHFRTFQPLSDPSIWSRHYAQMAIPFYELAEVRVGYQSQNISCFVRIIDRDSIWGYELGLKSLIPTVLTLGLLGYPFILPDMIGGNFLPNKTEGAVDIPNKELYIRWLELSAFMPSMQFSIPPWLYDREVIDIALKFTRLHESLVAPLLLELAGEITDTGDPIIRPIWWISPNDESTHKIDSQFLIGDTLMVAPVLEMGKQERDIYIPAGKWRSYKGELFDKTPILLKDYPVSLDEVAYFFWVS, from the coding sequence ATGGAGAAGCAGTCTTTTCActgcagaagaaaggaagagagagaagagctcTCCAGATTGAAATCCAGCCCTCAGCATCCAGCCCCCCAACCAATTCAATATGGCGTAGGTGCATTCTTGGCCATGGGACTCCTCCTCGGAGCCTTAGTGGCTGCATTGTTTGGCTGCATGGTTCCTCTGGAGAAGACAGAAAGGATGAAGATGGGACAGATGGATTTAATGCAGGACGGGTTGACCATTGAAAGCCAGACTGGAGAGGTGGTGTTCAGGCTGGTCTTCCTGTCAGGGTTCTTGGACCTGGAGTCTTGCTCGGAGAAAGGGGACATTTTAACTTGTTCTAGGACCGACAAAGGAATGTTTCATTTTGCCATCCAGACTATCAGGCCTGAGAAAACTATGACCTGTTATTGTGTCATTTGGAAGGAGCTTGCCACAAATGCAATGGTGGAACACAAAATGTTCTGGGATAATGCCCATTGGTATGGGGGATACGAGATGAGTGTCCAACACTGGCCCATTAGGCTACCAGGATGTCAGGAACCTGTGCCCTTTGTGACTAGTGATGTGTATTCCTTCAGGAACAGCTTTGGAGGTGTTCAGGAGAGATACTGGCTCTCCTCTAGAGCAGTAGCCATCAAGATTAATGACTCTGTGCCCTTTCACCTTGGATTCAATGCCACCGAGAGGTCCCTCACCTTCCAAGCCAGATATAAAGATTCTCCCTATAGTCCTCCTCTGGAAGACCAGACTTCCCCAGAGCTGAGTTACCAGATCTGCGTAGGTTCGGACATCACTTCAGTCCACAAATACGTAGCACAAAGCTATTTCAAAAAACCTTTGAAGATACCTTCCGAAAAGATGTTCAGGTTTCCAATCTGGTCAACATGGGCCATGTACAAAAAAGAGGTTGACCAAgataaaatcctggaatttgcacaAATGATACAGAAGTACGGTTTCAGATACAGCCACATTGAGATCGATGACATGTATATGGAGCATTATGGAGACTTTGACTTTGACCCCCAAAAGTTTCCTTGTGTAACAGAAATGTTTGAAAAACTGAAGAAAGAGGGACTTAATGTTACTGTCTGGATCCATCCCTTTGTGCATAAAGATTCCCCCAACTTTGAGGTGGGGATAGAGAGACAGTTTTTTCTGACAGAGACAATGGGGACACTCCCTGCCATGGTGAAGTGGTGGAATGGCATTGGTGCCATATTGGATTTCACCAACCCTTCAGCCAGAGATTGGTTTCAGAGCCAGTTGGTGCAGCTTCACTCCAAGTATGGCATATCATCCTTCAAAtttgatgctggtgaaacatgtTACCTTCCCAACCATTTCAGAACCTTCCAGCCCTTGTCTGACCCTAGCATTTGGTCCAGGCATTATGCCCAAATGGCCATTCCTTTTTATGAGCTAGCAGAAGTCCGAGTTGGCTACCAATCCCAGAATATTTCTTGTTTTGTTCGTATTATTGACCGGGACTCCATCTGGGGTTATGAACTGGGACTAAAGTCCTTAATACCGACAGTCTTGACCTTGGGCCTTTTGGGATACCCTTTCATACTACCAGATATGATTGGTGGGAATTTTCTTCCAAACAAGACAGAAGGTGCTGTGGATATCCCCAATAAGGAACTCTATATTCGCTGGTTGGAACTGTCTGCCTTCATGCCGTCCATGCAGTTCTCCATCCCACCGTGGCTTTATGACAGAGAGGTCATAGACATCGCCCTGAAGTTCACAAGGCTCCATGAGTCTTTGGTGGCACCCCTCTTGTTGGAGTTGGCCGGGGAGATCACGGACACCGGTGACCCCATCATCCGTCCCATTTGGTGGATATCACCCAACGATGAGTCTACGCACAAAATAGACTCCCAGTTTCTCATTGGGGACACCTTGATGGTAGCTCCTGTCTTGGAGATGGGCAAACAAGAGCGAGACATCTATATCCCAGCTGGCAAATGGCGCAGTTATAAAGGAGAGTTGTTTGACAAGACGCCTATCCTGTTGAAGGACTATCCTGTCAGCTTGGATGAAGTGGCCTATTTCTTTTGGGTTTCTTAA